The sequence TGATCATCCCCTCCATGTCCAACATGGTTTTTCCCGAAGTCATGACGGGGATCAGCCAGGTGTTGGAAGAAACCGACCTGCAACCCGTCGTGGGCCTGACCGACTACTTGCCGGAAAAAGAGGAAAAGGTGCTTTACGAGATGCTCTCGTGGCGCCCCTCCGGCGTGATCATCGCGGGGTTGGAACATTCCGACGCGTCGCGCGCCATGTTGCGCGCCTCGGGGATTCCCGTGGTCGAGATCATGGATACCGATGGTACGCCCGTCGACTCCGTGGTCGGTATCTCGCACCGCCGCGCCGGTCAGCAGATGGCCGAGGCCATTCTCAAGGGTGGTTACAAACGTATCGGGTTCCTTGGCACCAAGATGCCGCTCGATCACCGGGCCCGCAAACGGTTCGAGGGCTTCACCCAGGCGCTTGCAAAGGCGGGCGTGGAGATCGCGGATCATGAATTTTATTCCGGGGGGTCCGCTCTCGTCAAAGGCCGAGAGATGACCGAGGCCATACTCGCCCGCAGCCCCGATCTGGATTTCCTCTATTATTCCAACGACAAGATCGGCGCGGGCGGTTTGATCTATCTTTGGGAAAAGGGCGTCGACATTCCCAACCAGATCGGTCTGGCGGGGTTCAACGGGTTGAGCCTGCTCAAGGGGCTGCCGCTCGAACTGGCTTCGATGGATGCCTGTCGGCTTGAAATTGGTCGCCGTGCGGCCGAGATCATCGCCAAACGCGTGGAGGAAGATGCCGACACGCCTGAACCGTCGCACATCGCGCTGGAGCCCACGATTACCTACGGGGATACCCTGCGCCGACCCTGACATAAGGCCATTTTTTCGGTCTCGCGTCTTGCCTTCCATGACCAGATATTAACCATCTTCCGCAAATAACGTTGACCAGAACGGCCTCCTGTGACCGACTAATGGGGGGCCTTGTCATCATGGTACGAGAATGCTGTTTGTGGGATTAATGGGAATGTTGGCCGTCGGTGCGACGGCTTTCTATGGTTTTGATGCGCTTGTCGCAGATCCTGATGGCGAGGGGGCGGATGCTGTGCCCCAACCGGGGCAGGCACCGGAAACCGGCGCCCCCACGCATTTGGACATCTCGGCATTGGATGAGGGGGGCAGCGCAATTACCGAAGGTACGGATGGCGTGGACACCCTCTCAGGCAGTGAAGGCCTTGATCAGATCAACGGGTATGGCGGTGGCGATCATATCGACGGGTTTGAAGGCCGTGATGACCTTCACGGTGAGGCGGGGCAAGATACGCTTATCGGCTCCGAAGGCGAGGACACCCTGCATGGAGGTGATGGAGATGACGTCCTGTCCGGTGGGGCCGATGACGATACGCTTTTTGGCGGCAACCAAGATGATGTGCTTGATGGTGACCATGGCGATGACAGCCTTGTCGGAAGCGATGGCAACGATACCTTGAGTGGCGGTGCAGGGGACGACGCTCTGCATGGCGAACTGGGCCATGACAATCTGGCCGGTGGACCGGGGCAGGACACGCTTTTTGGCTCCAACGGCAACGACATTCTGAACGGCGCAGATGATCAGGATGCAGACTACCTAAACGGCGGCGCCGGGGAGGATACGATCGCTGCCGGAGCCGGTGATGTCGTCAATACAGGTGATGGCGCCGATACTGTCACTTTGAATGCGCGCTTGGCAAATGACCACCAGCCGCTGATTACAGATTTCTCGGCTGACGAAGATGGTCTTGCCGTGATTTTTGATGATTTTGCCGACCCAGATCCTGACGTCACGATTGAAGAAGACCCGGTTTCGGCCAATCGTATGTCCGTTCTGATAAACGGGAATGCGGTCGCGTCGCTTGATCGTTCCCCCGGCTTGACTTTGGACCATATCACGTTGATCCCGCAAAGTAGTCTATAGGGATCAAAGGCGACGCGGTTGATGAAACGCGCGTGCTGTCCTGACTCGTTTCAGGCGATCGAATGCAAAAATAAACTTACAGTTGTACGCTCTTGGGATTTGCTGGTCACCATTTGGACTTGTGGCAACCATTCGGGACTGTATCGAGTATCGGAACGATACGTTTCACAGCGGATGTTTTGGCGCCAAGCCGTCAACTATTCATCTGGCTTGCGTTAAGGCTGTGAATGGCGTGTAAGGCTTTGCAATAAAGTGTTTTTCCAAACTTCGTCCGGCCAATTTTCTACGAGCGTACGCTGGAGACGATCACCGTCGAAATCACCAACTTGCTTGACGGCTCCAGCACGGAGATTGTCTTGCCGGTTGTAGCGCAGGCGGTGGAATGAGCGTACAGATCACCCAGACCGGAAATTGATGTCATGCGCGGCCTGTCGATCACACTCCTCTCATGGGGCATGATGATCTTCTGGGACGGTGCGATCGCCCAGACACAAGAGGGGTTCGAGGCCACCAAAGATCCGGCCATCGTTGAACAGATTTCCCCGATCGCCCCTGATGAAGCCGGGGGACTCTCGATAGAAGATACAGCGCCGATCCTGGACGAGATATTCGCGATTTATGATGTCACATCGGTTGAGGATGAACTGACGGAGGATGAAGGGGCCGCAGGCGGCAATGCCCCGAATGAGACTGAGGCCGGCCAGACATCGCCCGAGGTTGCGCAACCTGAGACGGGTGACTGCGAAGCAGATGGGACTTTGTCGATGACTTTGGGCGCGGACTGTGCGCAGGGCACCATGCCAATCCAAGCCAAGAAGGCTGGGGCTTCCACGGGGCAGATCGTGACGCGTGACGATGGTGTGTACCTACAGGTGGCTCCCTCCGAGGCGCAATAGGCCCCCACCTGATAAACAATGCTCGAAGGCATTGCTGGATAATGGAGTATGAGATGAAGATCAGTCGACTATTATTCGCGCTCCTCGCGGCCTGGCCCTTTTCCGTGGCCTCTGATGAGGTTCCGCGTGCTTGGCTCGATATGTCCCAAAACGATGGGCTTGTTCAGATTGAGGTCTTCTCGAACCTTGAAAAGGGGGTAGGCGGAGAGTACCAGCTTGACGTCGTCAAGAGTGGCCCAAGCGGTAAATCCGTCAACAGGCAATCGGGTACGGTGCCCGTGTCCCAAGGTGAGGCCATGGGCCCCCTTTCGGTCTCGCGCGTCTCGCTTGAACCCGAGGCCAGTTTGAGCGTCACATTGAAGGTGACCGACAAGAACGGGTCTGTCTTCGAAGATGAGAAATCCCTGACCGGTCAGTGACCTTGCCGCGGGAAATGGGACCGCCGGTTTTTAGAATTGTGGGTGGTCACTCGAACCAAC comes from Roseovarius bejariae and encodes:
- a CDS encoding calcium-binding protein: MLAVGATAFYGFDALVADPDGEGADAVPQPGQAPETGAPTHLDISALDEGGSAITEGTDGVDTLSGSEGLDQINGYGGGDHIDGFEGRDDLHGEAGQDTLIGSEGEDTLHGGDGDDVLSGGADDDTLFGGNQDDVLDGDHGDDSLVGSDGNDTLSGGAGDDALHGELGHDNLAGGPGQDTLFGSNGNDILNGADDQDADYLNGGAGEDTIAAGAGDVVNTGDGADTVTLNARLANDHQPLITDFSADEDGLAVIFDDFADPDPDVTIEEDPVSANRMSVLINGNAVASLDRSPGLTLDHITLIPQSSL
- a CDS encoding LacI family DNA-binding transcriptional regulator — encoded protein: MTNPENRPLTLRDVSEASGVSEMTVSRVLRNRGDVSDATRKRVLEAAKQLGYVPNKIAGALASQRVNLVAVIIPSMSNMVFPEVMTGISQVLEETDLQPVVGLTDYLPEKEEKVLYEMLSWRPSGVIIAGLEHSDASRAMLRASGIPVVEIMDTDGTPVDSVVGISHRRAGQQMAEAILKGGYKRIGFLGTKMPLDHRARKRFEGFTQALAKAGVEIADHEFYSGGSALVKGREMTEAILARSPDLDFLYYSNDKIGAGGLIYLWEKGVDIPNQIGLAGFNGLSLLKGLPLELASMDACRLEIGRRAAEIIAKRVEEDADTPEPSHIALEPTITYGDTLRRP
- the csgH gene encoding curli-like amyloid fiber formation chaperone CsgH, with product MKISRLLFALLAAWPFSVASDEVPRAWLDMSQNDGLVQIEVFSNLEKGVGGEYQLDVVKSGPSGKSVNRQSGTVPVSQGEAMGPLSVSRVSLEPEASLSVTLKVTDKNGSVFEDEKSLTGQ